The Methanobacteriaceae archaeon DNA window GGAATTAAACAGCTACAACAAAGAACTATGGATTTTAACTGGTTTCTTCAATCACACATTCAAAATCAAAATTTATATATTATAGATCTTATTTCCAAGTTGTCTGGGGCAAAACTGGAAGAATCAGCAACTTATAAAATTTCTTCACTTCAGAATCCAACCGATATGATGGTTAAAGTAGGGATTGGAACTAGGTTTTTATTTCAAAAATCACCGAAATTTAGATCCATTTTAGATTCTTTAACAACTCAGTTTGCTTTCAATCCAGAACATTTAGTTTTAAGGGTTTTGAAATCATACATCGAACGAATAAAAGAAGCTAATGGTGTTGCATTAATCACCCACACACAAGGAACTGTTGATCATCAAACTGAAGAGGTTTTAGGTGATTTAGTAGATTTTACGGTAGGAATGGATGGTAAAAACATATTTATTAGCTCCGAAGATCAGTCAAGTGAAGCAAAGTATGAGATAAACGATCAAGGCATAAGTATTTTTTAATTCATAAATTTCGATATGTCCTGAATATTGAATGTAAATTAATATTAATTTTTAAAAAAATCAGTATATTTATATCAATTAACTTATTACCGGCCGTTAATATTTTCTGAAAATTTTTGGAAAAATAATAATTTACTGTAAAA harbors:
- a CDS encoding RAD55 family ATPase, translated to MTKYYQSGIPGFDALIGEEGLEISEDSVALIYGPPKVGKSIFCYQFMYNGLEESEPCLYITADYGIKQLQQRTMDFNWFLQSHIQNQNLYIIDLISKLSGAKLEESATYKISSLQNPTDMMVKVGIGTRFLFQKSPKFRSILDSLTTQFAFNPEHLVLRVLKSYIERIKEANGVALITHTQGTVDHQTEEVLGDLVDFTVGMDGKNIFISSEDQSSEAKYEINDQGISIF